A portion of the Pan troglodytes isolate AG18354 chromosome 10, NHGRI_mPanTro3-v2.0_pri, whole genome shotgun sequence genome contains these proteins:
- the LUM gene encoding lumican produces MSLSAFTLFLALIGGTSGQYYDYDFPLSIYGQSSPNCAPECNCPESYPSAMYCDELKLKSVPMVPPGIKYLYLRNNQIDHIDEKAFENVTDLQWLILDHNLLENSKIKGRVFSKLKQLKKLHINHNNLTESVGPLPKSLEDLQLTHNKITKLGSFEGLVNLTFIHLQHNRLKEDAVSAAFKGLKSLEYLDLSFNQIAKLPSGLPVSLLTLYLDNNKISNIPDEYFKRFNALQYLRLSHNELADSGIPGNSFNVSSLVELDLSYNKLKNIPTVNENLENYYLEVNQLEKFDVKSFCKILGPLSYSKIKHLRLDGNRISETSLPPDMYECLRVANEVTLN; encoded by the exons ATGAGTCTAAGTGCATTTACTCTCTTCCTGGCATTGATTGGTGGTACCAGTGGCCAGTACTATGATTATGATTTTCCCCTATCAATTTATGGGCAATCATCACCAAACTGTGCACCAGAATGTAACTGCCCTGAAAGCTACCCAAGTGCCATGTACTGTGATGAGCTGAAATTGAAAAGTGTACCAATGGTGCCTCCTGGAATCAAGTATCTTTACCTTAGGAATAACCAGATTGACCATATTGATGAAAAGGCCTTTGAGAATGTAACTGATCTGCAGTGGCTCATTCTAGATCACAACCTTCTAGAAAACTCCAAGATAAAAGGGAGAGTTTTCTCTAAATTGAAACAACTGAAGAAGCTGCATATAAACCACAACAACCTGACAGAGTCTGTGGGCCCACTTCCCAAATCTCTGGAGGATCTGCAGCTTACTCATAACAAGATCACAAAGCTGGGCTCTTTTGAAGGATTGGTAAACCTGACCTTCATCCATCTCCAACACAATCGGCTGAAAGAGGATGCTGTTTCAGCTGCTTTTAAAGGCCTTAAATCACTCGAATACCTTGACTTGAGCTTCAATCAGATAGCCAAACTGCCTTCTggtctccctgtctctcttctAACTCTCTACTTAGACAACAATAAGATCAGCAACATCCCTGATGAGTATTTCAAGCGTTTTAATGCATTGCAGTATCTGCGTTTATCTCACAATGAACTGGCTGATAGTGGAATACCTGGAAATTCTTTCAATGTGTCATCCCTGGTTGAGCTAGATCTGTCCTATAACAAGCTTAAAAACATACCAACTGTCAATGAAAACCTTGAAAACTATTACCTGGAGGTCAATCAACTTGAGA agtttgacgtaaagagcttctgcaagaTCCTGGGGCCATTATCCTACTCCAAGATCAAGCATTTGCGTTTGGATGGCAATCGCATCTCAGAAACCAGTCTTCCACCGGATATGTATGAATGTCTACGTGTTGCTAACGAAGTCACTCTTAATTAA